From Miscanthus floridulus cultivar M001 chromosome 15, ASM1932011v1, whole genome shotgun sequence, the proteins below share one genomic window:
- the LOC136509373 gene encoding uncharacterized protein, translated as MSTRMQMEIFARQKAESKNRALEQRIAELEEERMAQGRTNVEVLSQHGSNSRQYASSTYERLIDEAHNALRREDYDNYVEDEDYDDYGEEDENLLPRRHAAARSTMNITTTTNVEMEETLPPSRPAVARSAMNMTTAPTSDIHPYFANDTHVEMEESLLPPSPVAACSVINMTTTPTNDILPRFTNDIHAETDESLLPHRHDAAYSPINKTTTATNDGPRFHDNLVGKDVILFAILRSELAVARGTVISTNPNTMVGGQPLGNEYCEVVVNVVMRRDAMLPRTYGEMQTMASALKMSIAWPYNKIKECKKASSTPLKGNAEY; from the exons ATgtcaacaaggatgcaaatggaaATTTTTGCTCGACAGAAAGCTGAAAGTAAGAACAGAGCTCTTGAGCAACGCATTGCGGAATTGGAAGAGGAAAGGATGGCACAAGGAAGGACAAATGTTGAAGTCCTGTCACAGCATGGCTCTAATTCACGACAGTATGCG AGTTCGACATATGAAAGACTTATTGACGAGGCACATAATGCTCTTCGGCGTGAAGACTATGATAATTATGTAGAGGATGAAGACTATGATGACTATGGCGAGGAGGATGAGAACTTGCTCCCCCGTAGGCATGCTGCAGCCCGATCAACTATGaacattacaacaacaacaaat GTTGAAATGGAAGAGACCTTGCCCCCCTCTAGGCCTGCTGTTGCCCGATCAGCTATGAACATGACTACTGCACCAACAAGTGATATCCACCCTTACTTTGCAAATGATACACAT GTTGAAATGGAAGAGAGCTTGCTGCCCCCTAGTCCTGTTGCAGCCTGTTCAGTTATTAACATGACTACTACACCAACAAATGATATCCTCCCTCGCTTTACAAATGATATACAT GCTGAAACTGATGAGAGCTTGCTCCCCCATAGACATGATGCAGCCTATTCACCTATAAACAAGACAACTACAGCAACAAATGATGGCCCTCGCTTTCATGATAACCTT GTTGGAAAGGATGtgatattatttgctatattgaGATCTGAGTTAGCTGTGGCTAGGGGAACAGTCATTTCAACTAATCCAAACACCATGGTAGGAGGCCAGCCTCTTGGGAATGAATATTGTGAAGTAGTTGTCAATGTTGTGATGAGAAGGGATGCTATGCTGCCTCGGACTTATGGCGAGATGCAGACTATGGCTAGTGCTCTCAAGATGAGCATTGCATGGCCATACAATAAA ATAAAGGAATGCAAGAAGGCATCTAGTACACCTCTCAAGGGCAATGCAG AGTACTAG